From Bacillus pumilus, one genomic window encodes:
- a CDS encoding Hsp20/alpha crystallin family protein — MFDWNRLFPFQKQFSKEALKNSDPKDVEQYVNQVMESVFGSNYPAQFPFQDPLSQHQKTRETDVKKEKEPEVEVFETTDHVFVKIELARPNTEKVKIKHTANLLFIDHFPEEGTQKKVVLPAAVKRKGTKASYQDGILEIMFLKHDDPGISEIDIPL, encoded by the coding sequence ATGTTTGACTGGAACCGATTATTCCCTTTTCAAAAGCAATTTTCAAAAGAAGCCTTAAAGAATTCAGACCCTAAAGACGTTGAGCAGTATGTCAATCAAGTGATGGAAAGTGTATTCGGCTCCAATTATCCTGCTCAGTTCCCTTTTCAGGATCCACTCTCTCAACATCAAAAAACGAGAGAAACAGACGTCAAAAAAGAAAAAGAACCCGAAGTGGAAGTGTTCGAAACCACTGATCACGTGTTCGTTAAAATTGAGCTTGCTCGGCCGAACACAGAAAAAGTAAAAATCAAACATACAGCCAACCTGCTGTTTATTGATCATTTTCCTGAGGAAGGCACGCAGAAGAAAGTTGTCCTTCCTGCTGCTGTAAAAAGAAAAGGAACGAAGGCTTCGTATCAGGATGGTATTTTGGAGATTATGTTTTTAAAGCATGATGATCCGGGGATCTCTGAAATCGATATTCCATTATAA
- a CDS encoding winged helix-turn-helix transcriptional regulator, which yields MEFQLCPHIQQAFLLLGKRWNGLIIHVLLDGPKRFKDMTDIIPSISQKMLAERLKELEQERIIERTVLPETPVKVIYCLTEKGNALNNVFHEVSRWAGEYTESHEKKEQA from the coding sequence ATGGAATTTCAATTATGTCCACACATTCAGCAAGCTTTTTTACTGCTAGGCAAAAGGTGGAATGGTCTCATTATTCATGTATTGCTTGATGGTCCAAAGCGCTTTAAAGACATGACGGACATTATCCCATCTATCAGTCAAAAAATGCTCGCAGAGCGTTTAAAAGAACTTGAGCAAGAAAGGATTATAGAGCGAACTGTTCTGCCTGAGACGCCTGTTAAAGTCATTTATTGTTTAACTGAAAAAGGAAATGCGCTAAATAATGTGTTTCATGAGGTATCTAGGTGGGCAGGGGAGTATACAGAATCTCATGAAAAAAAGGAGCAAGCCTAG
- a CDS encoding nitroreductase family protein — translation MATDQKTIDILKQRASVKEYDTTHEMTKEELTELLDITTKAPSAWNLQHWHFTVFHSAESKAKLLPIAYNQKQISQASAVIAVLGDLEANQNGEKIYSELAEQGFITEDIKETLMTQINGAYQSEQYAREAAYSNASLAAMQLMIAAKAMGYDTCAMGGFSKDAFIKEFNVSGRYEPVMLISVGKAAKEAHKSNRFDIEQVSDFL, via the coding sequence ATGGCGACTGATCAAAAAACAATTGACATTTTAAAACAAAGAGCTTCAGTAAAAGAGTATGATACAACTCATGAAATGACAAAAGAAGAGTTAACAGAGCTTCTTGATATCACAACTAAAGCACCATCTGCGTGGAACCTTCAGCATTGGCATTTCACTGTTTTCCATAGTGCTGAATCTAAAGCGAAGTTACTTCCAATCGCTTACAACCAAAAGCAAATCTCACAAGCATCAGCTGTTATTGCTGTACTAGGTGATCTTGAAGCCAATCAAAATGGTGAAAAAATCTACAGTGAGCTGGCAGAACAAGGCTTCATTACTGAAGACATCAAAGAAACATTGATGACTCAAATCAATGGCGCATACCAAAGCGAGCAGTATGCACGTGAAGCTGCGTATTCAAATGCTTCATTAGCTGCTATGCAATTAATGATTGCTGCAAAAGCAATGGGCTATGATACATGCGCAATGGGTGGTTTCAGTAAAGACGCCTTCATCAAAGAATTCAATGTAAGCGGCCGTTATGAGCCAGTCATGTTGATTTCAGTTGGTAAAGCAGCGAAAGAAGCTCATAAAAGCAATCGTTTCGACATCGAACAAGTATCTGATTTCCTTTAA
- a CDS encoding DUF3311 domain-containing protein gives MNKKLILALLIAIPFIGQLALLPFANRIHPFVIGLPFFHFWLLLWIVLTPICTFIIYRMQHSNGGTD, from the coding sequence ATGAATAAAAAATTGATACTGGCACTACTTATAGCGATTCCATTCATCGGACAGCTCGCACTGCTGCCCTTTGCAAATCGTATTCATCCATTTGTGATAGGGCTTCCTTTTTTCCACTTCTGGCTCTTACTATGGATTGTTCTCACACCAATCTGCACATTCATCATTTACCGGATGCAACATTCAAATGGAGGAACTGACTAA
- a CDS encoding sodium:solute symporter family protein has translation MQGNLTALLITASIIFIVVVIGFAAGRDKSSRQSVEEWSVGGRKFGGLLVWFLVGADLYTAYTFLGLTSTAYTAGSVAFFAIPYSVLAYFIAYFFLPKLWTVAKNHNLTTLADYARERFDSKLLSSLIAIIGVLMLIPYICLQLSGIQDTLTVAGTSYINVNAVVIISFILVALYTFFSGIKGPTYTAIIKDILVWVIMLFMVVSLPIIHFNGWTPMMNTLAKEAPQLLTIPDGGPKGILWFITASGVSALALFMWAHAATGVFTAKSADAIRKNSMFLPLYNIVLILVIFLGFIAFLVLPEDTNPRFALLHLIQTSYGGVMQGLAYSTIALASLIPCSIMAIGASNLFANNLYRDLIHPNVSPKRLTIITRSMVFIVIGLALLFGMLFPTALVTLQLIGVSGMVQIFPAIAISLFWKKQSREATIAGLVVGIIVTFTANISQVTFGLYEGFLGLLANVVVILILNPFFQKHVTDNSVINDLFEKDNEKTEATVNNA, from the coding sequence ATGCAAGGAAATTTAACAGCTTTATTGATTACTGCAAGTATTATTTTCATCGTCGTGGTCATCGGATTTGCCGCTGGCCGGGATAAATCATCGAGACAGTCAGTAGAGGAATGGTCTGTCGGCGGGAGAAAATTTGGCGGTCTGCTCGTCTGGTTCCTCGTAGGCGCAGATTTATATACCGCTTATACCTTTTTAGGGCTCACTAGTACAGCCTATACAGCTGGAAGTGTCGCTTTTTTCGCTATCCCCTATTCAGTTCTAGCGTATTTTATTGCTTATTTCTTCTTACCAAAGCTATGGACGGTTGCGAAAAATCACAACCTCACAACGCTCGCTGATTATGCACGTGAGCGGTTTGACAGCAAGCTGTTATCCAGTTTGATTGCGATTATTGGAGTACTTATGCTGATTCCTTATATTTGTCTTCAGCTGAGCGGGATTCAAGATACGTTAACTGTCGCTGGTACTAGTTATATTAATGTGAATGCAGTTGTTATTATTTCATTTATTTTAGTCGCACTTTATACATTTTTCAGTGGTATTAAAGGTCCTACATATACAGCCATTATTAAGGATATTCTCGTTTGGGTCATCATGCTGTTTATGGTGGTTTCACTGCCAATCATTCATTTTAACGGCTGGACCCCGATGATGAATACGTTAGCTAAGGAAGCGCCACAGCTTCTGACGATCCCTGACGGCGGTCCTAAAGGCATTTTATGGTTCATTACCGCTTCAGGCGTTTCTGCCCTTGCTTTGTTTATGTGGGCGCATGCGGCAACAGGGGTTTTTACAGCCAAAAGTGCAGATGCCATCCGTAAAAACAGTATGTTTTTGCCTCTTTATAACATCGTATTGATTTTGGTCATCTTCCTTGGATTTATTGCCTTTTTAGTCTTACCTGAAGATACAAATCCAAGATTTGCTCTTCTTCATTTAATTCAAACGTCATATGGTGGTGTGATGCAGGGCCTCGCTTATTCAACAATTGCACTGGCTTCCCTCATTCCATGCTCGATCATGGCCATTGGCGCATCGAATTTATTTGCCAATAATTTATACCGTGACTTAATTCATCCGAATGTATCACCAAAAAGATTGACCATCATTACACGTTCAATGGTGTTTATCGTCATCGGACTGGCCCTTTTATTTGGGATGCTCTTCCCAACAGCACTTGTAACGCTTCAGCTCATTGGCGTTTCAGGAATGGTTCAAATTTTCCCAGCCATTGCGATCAGCTTGTTCTGGAAAAAACAATCGAGAGAAGCAACGATTGCGGGGTTAGTTGTTGGCATCATCGTCACCTTTACAGCCAATATCTCACAAGTCACGTTCGGTCTTTATGAAGGTTTTCTCGGTTTACTAGCAAACGTTGTGGTCATCTTGATCTTGAATCCATTCTTCCAAAAGCATGTCACAGACAATTCTGTCATAAATGATCTTTTTGAAAAAGATAACGAAAAAACAGAAGCGACTGTAAACAACGCGTAA
- a CDS encoding S41 family peptidase: MKKQFKFVIAILVTAALSSAITFVITKQGAVSVSGDEKFSKLMAAYTKVKDEYYEKTDDQKLVDGAIQGMIASLDDPYSTYMDQEEAEGFNNTISSSFEGIGAQVEEKDGQILIVAPIKGSPAEKAGLKPHDRILKVDGKSTKGMSVNKAVSLIRGKKGTDVKLHLNRQGVGNVDVTITRDTIPLETVYAKLTKDKIGEIQITSFAETTTKELDKAIDDLEKKGAKGFVIDLRDNPGGIMTEAIEMSNDFIDKGKVIMQVEEKGKKEEYKAEKERKVHQPAVVLVNGGSASAAEIMAAALHQSSGIKIIGEKTFGKGTVQNAQSYNDGSSVKLTIAKWLTPDGSWIHKKGIEPQVKASLPSYAKLPYLSPKKSYQLNDNGDEVKAAQKMFQALGYKAKANGEYDQAFQSIVKRFQTDNDLKTDGILTGDTTTLLMTKIQDKLKNNDTQMKKAIEVLKKEMK; encoded by the coding sequence TTGAAAAAACAATTTAAGTTCGTGATCGCCATTCTGGTGACAGCGGCCCTGTCCTCTGCGATTACATTTGTGATCACAAAACAAGGGGCTGTCAGTGTCTCAGGAGACGAGAAGTTTAGTAAACTCATGGCGGCGTATACGAAGGTAAAAGATGAGTATTACGAAAAAACGGATGATCAAAAACTAGTAGATGGTGCGATTCAAGGAATGATTGCATCACTTGATGATCCATACTCTACATATATGGATCAGGAGGAAGCCGAAGGATTTAACAACACCATTTCATCATCATTTGAAGGAATTGGTGCACAAGTAGAAGAGAAGGATGGGCAAATTTTAATTGTCGCGCCGATTAAAGGCTCTCCTGCTGAAAAAGCTGGTTTGAAACCTCATGATCGTATTTTAAAGGTGGATGGGAAAAGCACAAAAGGCATGTCGGTCAATAAAGCAGTTTCTCTTATTAGAGGGAAAAAAGGAACGGATGTCAAGCTGCACCTTAACCGCCAAGGAGTGGGCAATGTTGATGTGACGATCACAAGAGACACCATTCCGCTTGAAACGGTGTATGCAAAACTCACAAAAGACAAAATAGGAGAAATCCAAATTACGTCCTTTGCTGAAACAACAACGAAAGAGCTAGATAAAGCCATTGATGACCTCGAGAAAAAAGGGGCAAAAGGCTTTGTCATCGACCTGAGAGATAATCCAGGCGGCATTATGACAGAAGCGATTGAAATGAGTAATGACTTTATCGATAAAGGGAAAGTCATCATGCAAGTTGAAGAAAAAGGGAAGAAAGAAGAGTACAAGGCTGAAAAAGAACGTAAAGTTCATCAGCCGGCAGTTGTTCTTGTAAATGGCGGCTCAGCCAGCGCTGCTGAAATCATGGCGGCGGCTCTGCACCAATCTTCAGGTATCAAAATTATTGGTGAAAAGACATTTGGTAAAGGAACTGTTCAAAATGCACAAAGCTATAATGATGGTTCTAGCGTCAAGTTAACCATTGCCAAGTGGCTGACGCCGGATGGTTCTTGGATTCACAAAAAAGGAATTGAACCACAGGTCAAAGCATCGCTCCCAAGTTATGCAAAGCTGCCATACTTAAGTCCGAAAAAATCGTATCAGCTGAATGACAATGGAGATGAAGTCAAAGCGGCTCAAAAAATGTTCCAAGCGCTTGGCTACAAAGCAAAAGCAAATGGTGAGTACGATCAAGCTTTCCAGTCTATCGTCAAACGCTTCCAAACAGACAACGATCTGAAAACAGACGGTATTCTGACAGGAGATACAACGACATTACTGATGACAAAGATCCAAGATAAGCTAAAGAACAATGATACACAAATGAAAAAAGCCATTGAAGTTTTGAAAAAAGAAATGAAATAA
- a CDS encoding class I SAM-dependent methyltransferase, translating into MSDYVEMLAYFGVSSAHPGGIELTKTMLEHIKLTPDARILDAGCGTGQTAAYLGNIGYQVEAIDTHPLMIEKANLRFERGELPIRALQASIEQLPFPDEAFTLLISESVLSFTNLPAALAEIKRVLAPGSQMIANEAVLKAPLTPEELATVRDFYGFHSLFSLEEWKEQLKAAGFHDFRILSFDEHMVQEEPTEMELSEHIPPSLYETLQTHYDLIQAHRKQLSHILFECTV; encoded by the coding sequence ATGAGTGATTATGTAGAAATGCTTGCCTATTTTGGCGTATCCAGTGCCCATCCTGGCGGAATTGAGTTAACAAAAACGATGCTTGAGCATATAAAATTGACGCCGGATGCACGTATACTGGATGCGGGATGCGGGACAGGACAAACGGCGGCATATTTAGGAAATATCGGTTATCAGGTAGAGGCGATTGATACACACCCTTTGATGATTGAAAAGGCCAACTTGCGATTTGAGCGAGGAGAACTGCCGATCCGCGCATTGCAAGCATCGATTGAACAGCTGCCATTTCCAGATGAAGCGTTCACTCTTCTCATCAGTGAATCTGTTTTAAGCTTCACAAACCTTCCTGCTGCACTTGCTGAGATCAAACGAGTGCTTGCCCCTGGAAGTCAAATGATCGCAAATGAAGCTGTGTTAAAAGCACCACTTACACCAGAGGAGCTCGCCACCGTAAGAGATTTTTACGGGTTCCACTCACTCTTTTCACTTGAAGAATGGAAGGAGCAGCTAAAAGCAGCAGGATTCCATGACTTTCGCATTCTCTCATTTGATGAACACATGGTACAGGAGGAGCCGACAGAAATGGAATTATCTGAACACATCCCCCCTTCTCTTTACGAAACGCTGCAAACACACTACGATCTGATTCAAGCGCACCGGAAGCAGCTAAGCCACATTCTATTTGAATGTACCGTATAA
- a CDS encoding M15 family metallopeptidase: MKKSYKILSIASILGLTAALSGCQLLDQKSGTSESNKTNEQKSATNSSTQQNSNNTADSSDQELTLKSEYFNDIKVVSGLKTIQNPANVLALVNKEYALPGTYKPSDLVVPKVEFSFSEDIEKRYIRKEAAEALEKLFKDAKKKNFELAAVSGYRSYDRQKVIFDSEVKLKGKDKAQEAVALPGESEHQTGLAMDISSKSAGFDISEKFGETPDGKWVAKNAYKYGFIIRYPKGKEDITKYEYEPWHLRYVGKEAAKAMHDHDLTFEEYMNKVKKI; encoded by the coding sequence ATGAAGAAAAGCTATAAAATACTCTCAATCGCATCGATTCTTGGTTTGACAGCCGCACTATCGGGCTGCCAGTTGCTGGATCAAAAAAGCGGTACATCTGAATCGAACAAAACAAACGAACAAAAGAGCGCAACAAATTCATCTACCCAGCAAAACTCAAACAATACAGCAGATTCATCGGATCAAGAGCTGACATTAAAGAGTGAATATTTCAATGACATCAAGGTGGTAAGTGGGTTGAAAACCATTCAAAATCCTGCAAACGTGCTAGCTCTTGTCAACAAAGAATACGCATTACCAGGAACCTATAAACCTTCTGATCTCGTTGTACCAAAAGTAGAATTCTCTTTTTCAGAGGATATTGAAAAACGATATATTCGTAAAGAAGCAGCGGAAGCACTTGAGAAGTTATTCAAAGATGCGAAAAAGAAAAACTTCGAGCTGGCTGCAGTATCTGGCTATCGCTCCTATGACCGTCAAAAAGTCATTTTTGATAGTGAAGTCAAATTAAAAGGCAAAGACAAAGCGCAGGAAGCAGTAGCTTTACCAGGCGAAAGTGAACATCAAACAGGCCTTGCCATGGACATTTCCTCAAAAAGTGCCGGCTTTGACATCTCTGAAAAGTTTGGTGAAACACCTGATGGCAAATGGGTGGCTAAAAACGCCTATAAATATGGTTTTATCATTCGTTATCCAAAAGGAAAAGAAGATATTACAAAATATGAATATGAGCCGTGGCATCTGCGCTATGTTGGAAAAGAAGCAGCAAAAGCGATGCATGATCACGATTTAACATTTGAAGAGTACATGAACAAAGTGAAGAAAATCTAA
- the deoD gene encoding purine-nucleoside phosphorylase, which yields MSVHIGAEKGQIAETVLLPGDPLRAKYIADTYLEDVECYNEVRGMYGYTGTYKGKRVSVQGTGMGVPSISIYVNELIQSYDVQNLIRVGSCGAIKRDVNVRDVILAQTSSTDSQMNRVAFGPIDYAPCADFGLLKKAYDTAEAKNVAVRVGNVFTADQFYNEKPLELMAQYGILAIEMETTALYSLAAKFDRKALSILTVSDHVLTGEETTAEERQTTFDEMILIALDSVL from the coding sequence ATGAGTGTACATATTGGAGCAGAAAAAGGACAAATTGCAGAAACGGTATTGCTGCCAGGCGACCCGCTTCGTGCGAAATATATTGCAGATACATATTTAGAAGATGTCGAATGCTATAACGAAGTGCGCGGAATGTATGGTTATACTGGAACCTACAAAGGAAAGCGCGTTTCTGTACAAGGTACCGGAATGGGCGTACCTTCTATTTCGATTTATGTGAATGAACTCATTCAAAGCTATGATGTTCAAAACTTAATCCGCGTCGGATCTTGCGGGGCTATCAAAAGGGATGTCAACGTGCGTGATGTCATTTTAGCTCAAACATCTTCAACAGACTCACAAATGAATCGTGTGGCGTTTGGACCGATTGATTACGCACCTTGCGCTGATTTTGGACTGCTTAAGAAAGCCTACGATACAGCAGAAGCAAAAAATGTCGCTGTACGTGTCGGTAATGTATTTACCGCAGACCAATTTTACAATGAAAAACCACTTGAACTCATGGCTCAATACGGTATCCTAGCGATTGAAATGGAGACAACAGCTCTTTATTCGCTTGCAGCAAAATTTGATCGAAAAGCGTTATCCATTCTGACAGTGAGTGATCATGTTCTCACAGGAGAAGAAACAACGGCTGAAGAGCGTCAAACGACATTTGACGAAATGATCTTAATTGCACTAGACTCCGTTTTATAA
- a CDS encoding YodL domain-containing protein — MQLTLRFFQKKPSAFHLTIYQTPEYGAASGHQPVYRTKIGGRTHLDVLEKAFSTFNVHDTVPNDYNARFMTTGDIVVIDDKKKGKCYYQLFPAGWKRSERLMTMS, encoded by the coding sequence ATGCAATTGACGTTGAGATTTTTTCAAAAGAAACCTTCAGCATTTCACTTAACCATTTATCAGACACCTGAATATGGCGCTGCAAGCGGGCATCAGCCTGTGTACCGGACAAAGATTGGCGGCAGAACACACCTGGATGTTCTGGAAAAAGCATTCTCGACATTTAATGTACATGATACAGTCCCTAATGATTACAATGCACGGTTTATGACAACAGGTGATATTGTTGTGATTGATGATAAGAAGAAGGGAAAGTGCTATTATCAGCTTTTTCCGGCAGGATGGAAACGCAGTGAACGACTGATGACGATGAGTTAA
- a CDS encoding phosphatase PAP2 family protein, which yields MYILFLLILFGAIAALMVSGAGQELDNQIILWFESIRLPFLNNVMLTLTDFGISALLVPIMLIFSVVLFMYKRYYSIMMLFLLYLTEKTINHELKGLFARERPAFDHLVNETYYSFPSGHSMNAATIYPFIAYLLVEMIPWLKERQKIVYLITGFCVLLIGISRMYIGVHYLTDVAGGFAIGLALFLICKKIDEKLSVIRQK from the coding sequence GTGTATATCCTATTTCTTTTGATTTTATTTGGCGCCATTGCTGCGCTCATGGTATCTGGTGCGGGTCAAGAATTGGACAACCAGATCATCTTATGGTTTGAGAGCATCAGACTCCCTTTTTTAAATAATGTCATGCTGACTTTGACGGACTTTGGCATTAGTGCGCTGCTCGTCCCAATCATGCTCATTTTTAGTGTCGTACTATTCATGTATAAGCGCTATTACTCTATCATGATGCTTTTTCTATTATATCTCACAGAAAAAACCATCAATCATGAACTAAAGGGGCTGTTTGCTAGAGAGCGACCGGCCTTTGATCATCTTGTCAATGAAACGTATTACAGCTTTCCGAGCGGACATTCGATGAATGCAGCCACAATCTATCCTTTTATAGCTTATCTATTAGTTGAAATGATTCCGTGGCTGAAAGAAAGACAAAAAATCGTCTACTTGATCACGGGGTTCTGTGTTCTTTTGATTGGGATCAGCCGAATGTATATCGGTGTTCATTATTTGACAGATGTTGCAGGCGGTTTTGCGATAGGACTTGCTTTATTTCTCATTTGTAAAAAGATTGACGAAAAATTGTCTGTCATTCGACAAAAATAG
- a CDS encoding YozD family protein, protein MKEADLVIDTEEIAEFFYMELVKRGYIPAELETFELADITFEYMLKKAMIVEEEAW, encoded by the coding sequence ATGAAAGAAGCAGATTTGGTGATTGATACAGAGGAAATTGCGGAATTCTTCTACATGGAGCTGGTCAAAAGAGGGTACATACCTGCTGAGCTGGAAACGTTTGAGCTGGCTGACATTACGTTTGAATATATGCTGAAAAAAGCAATGATAGTTGAAGAAGAGGCGTGGTAG
- a CDS encoding YozE family protein — translation MKSFYHYLMKYRHPKPKDEISHFANAAYEDHSFPKASIDYHELCAYLELNGDYLSSMTTFDEAFEQYEVEVKKK, via the coding sequence GTGAAGTCGTTTTACCATTATTTAATGAAGTACAGACATCCAAAACCGAAAGATGAAATCAGCCATTTTGCAAATGCTGCTTATGAGGATCACAGCTTCCCGAAAGCGTCCATTGATTATCATGAGCTGTGTGCCTATTTAGAATTAAATGGCGATTATTTGAGCTCAATGACAACATTTGACGAAGCGTTTGAGCAATATGAAGTAGAAGTCAAAAAAAAATAA
- a CDS encoding YokU family protein has protein sequence MLTCDWCEENKANAEQTTVYWELITGTQSIEIIETPSISCTHCGMLYQKDETVKEIEDQLILVDQTKLPEKISYEELMSMERLLKRNYFDFSS, from the coding sequence TTGCTGACATGTGATTGGTGTGAGGAAAACAAAGCAAACGCAGAGCAGACAACAGTCTATTGGGAACTGATCACTGGCACACAATCAATTGAAATCATCGAAACACCGTCCATTTCCTGCACGCACTGCGGCATGTTATATCAAAAGGATGAGACGGTCAAAGAGATAGAAGATCAATTAATTTTAGTGGATCAGACAAAACTTCCAGAAAAAATTTCATACGAAGAATTAATGAGCATGGAGCGGTTATTAAAGCGAAATTACTTTGACTTTTCATCATAA
- the ablA gene encoding lysine 2,3-aminomutase, protein MNQKLYEPARHWKDIELWKDVPEEKWNDWIWQLTHTVKTLEDLEKIVNLTEEEREGVKISTKTIPLNITPYYASLMNPDDPRCPVRMQSVPIAEELHKTKYDLEDPLHEDEDSPVPGLTHRYPDRVLFLVTNQCSMYCRYCTRRRFSGQIGMGVPKKQLDAAIGYIRETPEVRDVLISGGDGLLINDQVLEYILKNLRDIPHVEIIRIGTRAPVVFPQRITDELCEILKKYHPVWLNTHFNTSIEITKEAKEACERLVNAGVPVGNQAVILAGINDSVPIMKKLMHDLVKIRVRPYYIYQCDLSEGIGHFRTPVSKGLEIIEGLRGHTSGYAVPSFVVDAPGGGGKIALQPNYLLSQSPDKVVLRNFEGVITSYPEPEHYVAGQADAYFNEIYEEKQEPAIGVTALFQDEAKSFTPENLSRMKRREAYETNPEHDTLKNKREKRDELKEKKYQAQLKKDQTVKEEK, encoded by the coding sequence ATGAATCAGAAACTGTATGAACCGGCGCGTCATTGGAAGGACATTGAGCTTTGGAAGGATGTACCTGAGGAAAAGTGGAACGACTGGATTTGGCAGCTGACGCATACCGTGAAAACGCTTGAAGATTTAGAGAAAATCGTGAACTTAACAGAAGAGGAAAGAGAAGGGGTGAAGATTTCCACCAAAACCATTCCACTCAACATTACACCCTACTATGCCTCACTGATGAATCCAGACGATCCAAGATGCCCAGTACGTATGCAATCTGTGCCAATCGCTGAGGAGCTGCATAAAACAAAATATGACTTGGAAGACCCGCTGCATGAAGATGAGGACTCACCTGTCCCGGGGTTAACGCATCGGTACCCAGATCGTGTGCTCTTTCTTGTAACAAATCAGTGCTCCATGTACTGCCGCTATTGTACGAGAAGACGTTTTTCCGGCCAGATCGGTATGGGCGTGCCAAAAAAGCAGTTAGATGCTGCCATTGGATATATTAGAGAAACACCTGAGGTGCGGGATGTGTTAATTTCCGGCGGAGATGGGCTCTTAATCAATGATCAAGTGCTTGAATACATTTTGAAAAACTTACGAGACATTCCGCACGTTGAGATCATTCGGATAGGAACCCGCGCGCCGGTCGTCTTTCCGCAGCGCATTACAGATGAGCTGTGCGAGATTTTGAAAAAATATCATCCGGTTTGGCTGAATACCCATTTCAATACAAGCATTGAAATTACGAAAGAAGCCAAAGAAGCGTGCGAACGTCTTGTGAATGCCGGCGTCCCTGTTGGTAATCAGGCTGTCATCCTTGCAGGTATTAACGACAGTGTGCCGATTATGAAGAAGCTGATGCACGATCTCGTGAAGATACGGGTCAGACCTTATTATATCTATCAATGTGATTTATCTGAGGGGATTGGCCACTTTAGAACACCAGTATCAAAAGGTCTTGAAATCATTGAAGGCTTAAGAGGGCATACGAGCGGGTATGCCGTGCCAAGCTTTGTTGTAGATGCACCAGGAGGCGGAGGAAAGATCGCCTTACAGCCAAATTATTTATTATCGCAAAGCCCTGACAAAGTCGTCCTTCGTAACTTTGAAGGTGTGATCACCTCTTACCCTGAACCAGAGCATTACGTCGCAGGGCAGGCAGATGCGTATTTTAATGAAATTTATGAAGAGAAACAAGAACCGGCAATTGGTGTTACCGCACTATTTCAGGATGAAGCGAAATCGTTTACGCCTGAGAATTTAAGCCGGATGAAACGAAGAGAAGCATATGAGACAAATCCTGAGCATGACACACTCAAAAACAAACGTGAAAAACGAGATGAATTAAAAGAGAAAAAATATCAAGCACAGCTCAAAAAAGATCAAACTGTAAAGGAGGAGAAATGA